From a region of the Paenibacillus lutimineralis genome:
- a CDS encoding tyrosine-type recombinase/integrase, protein MELHNYMMEVSEQYFFHSLSQEYGDEQIIQMYLAACAKVPNTRRNYYRALEHFREFLSGMPMKDVTWREIEAYKLYLSQGIYREGGRSLAPASVAAFIAPLKSFYKWGSDSSIGIFENNPTLSTKIPQIAITSRKNFLTKKEVGKLLDSLREQSLRNYLIGLSLVMLGLRVSELTHIRWGDFHTDPLETSIWLTISYAKRGKIREVKIPHKLWNLYTEHAQSLEESNDPDPDLLLFPISPRQIQRIIREAGERCNLSKKPTPHWLRHTNATLALLQGASLQQVQESLGHSHINTTQRYLHTVEQLKKAAPDFVQDCLQEFI, encoded by the coding sequence ATGGAGCTACATAACTATATGATGGAGGTTTCGGAACAATATTTTTTCCATTCGCTGAGCCAAGAATATGGTGATGAGCAGATCATACAAATGTATCTGGCAGCATGTGCCAAGGTACCCAATACGAGAAGAAATTATTATCGCGCACTTGAACATTTTCGTGAGTTTTTATCAGGTATGCCAATGAAGGATGTTACCTGGAGGGAAATCGAGGCTTATAAGCTCTACTTGTCACAGGGAATTTATCGAGAGGGCGGGAGATCCCTCGCACCAGCGAGTGTTGCAGCATTTATCGCACCGTTGAAGTCCTTCTATAAATGGGGGAGCGACAGCAGTATCGGTATTTTTGAAAATAACCCAACGCTGAGTACAAAAATCCCGCAAATTGCTATAACAAGCCGCAAAAATTTCTTGACCAAAAAAGAAGTCGGTAAGCTGCTGGATAGTCTGCGTGAACAAAGTCTGCGTAACTATTTGATTGGACTTTCCCTCGTCATGCTTGGACTACGTGTCTCTGAGCTTACTCATATTCGTTGGGGAGATTTCCATACAGATCCACTGGAAACGTCGATCTGGCTAACGATTTCTTATGCTAAGCGCGGGAAAATCCGTGAAGTGAAGATTCCGCATAAACTGTGGAATTTGTATACCGAGCATGCTCAGAGCCTCGAAGAGAGCAATGATCCAGATCCGGACCTTCTCCTGTTTCCAATTTCACCCAGGCAGATTCAGCGTATTATTCGGGAAGCAGGTGAGCGGTGCAATTTGAGCAAGAAGCCTACTCCGCACTGGCTGAGACATACGAATGCAACCCTGGCGCTGCTGCAGGGAGCATCACTGCAACAGGTTCAGGAGAGCCTTGGACACTCGCATATTAATACAACTCAGAGATACTTACATACAGTAGAACAATTAAAGAAAGCGGCCCCTGATTTTGTTCAGGATTGTTTACAGGAGTTCATTTAA
- a CDS encoding HD-GYP domain-containing protein yields the protein MVVSADLIEQLYIDKHSDMASWIKLLLYKHPEIYHHSVRVAMLAEKIAKPLELSIEDKGQLIRGCFLHDIGKSMIPREVVLRKESLSKNQLEIIKLYPIIGAEMIESNPGFGSDIIHIVKYHQERWDGGGYPEGLNGEEIPYAARICAVIDTFDLMMSSRKGNRKYKVGDAKRELLKLRGTEFDPEIVDALNKLPDQVLNILSLD from the coding sequence GTGGTCGTTTCAGCTGATCTTATAGAACAACTGTATATAGATAAGCATTCAGATATGGCATCATGGATCAAGTTATTGTTGTACAAGCATCCTGAGATCTATCATCACTCTGTAAGAGTGGCTATGCTAGCCGAGAAGATAGCAAAGCCACTGGAATTGAGCATTGAAGATAAGGGGCAGCTGATTCGCGGCTGCTTCCTACATGATATAGGCAAGTCGATGATTCCCCGCGAGGTTGTGCTTCGGAAGGAATCGTTGTCAAAGAATCAACTTGAGATTATTAAGCTATACCCTATCATAGGGGCCGAGATGATTGAGAGTAATCCAGGATTTGGCTCGGATATTATTCATATCGTTAAGTATCATCAGGAGAGATGGGATGGAGGCGGGTATCCAGAGGGGCTAAATGGGGAAGAGATTCCTTATGCAGCTAGGATCTGCGCAGTAATCGATACCTTTGACCTGATGATGTCAAGCCGCAAGGGTAACAGGAAATACAAGGTTGGAGATGCTAAGCGTGAGTTATTGAAACTTCGAGGTACCGAGTTTGATCCTGAGATTGTGGACGCTTTGAACAAATTGCCGGATCAGGTTCTGAATATTCTTTCACTTGACTAG
- a CDS encoding ABC transporter ATP-binding protein, with product MNTEMNKHKPTPPALEIQTARLAFRERKQSLPVLNDVSLTVPIGKFVSIIGPSGCGKSTLFHVIGGLVNPDAGKVLLHGADITGERGHISYVPQKPALFPWRSTLDNVILSREIAGMPIKAAREEARAWLAKAGLGEFEQAYPHKLSGGMQQRASFLRGLLAPQEVLCLDEPFSALDALTRSDMQRWLLDIWEENQRTVLMITHSIEEALMLSDTIYLFSSRPASVLHKIEVPFARPRSEQLIDDPRFLELKREIAAQMREQMHKKPAAVN from the coding sequence ATGAATACAGAAATGAATAAGCATAAGCCGACCCCTCCCGCTCTGGAAATCCAGACGGCCCGCCTTGCATTTCGCGAAAGAAAGCAAAGTTTACCTGTGCTGAATGATGTCTCATTAACCGTTCCAATCGGGAAGTTCGTGTCCATAATCGGTCCGTCCGGCTGCGGGAAGAGTACTTTATTCCACGTCATCGGCGGCCTGGTCAATCCAGACGCAGGCAAGGTCCTGCTGCATGGCGCAGACATCACGGGCGAGCGTGGCCACATCAGCTATGTTCCGCAGAAGCCAGCGCTTTTCCCTTGGCGCAGTACGCTCGACAATGTCATTCTGTCCAGAGAAATTGCTGGTATGCCGATTAAAGCGGCACGCGAAGAAGCAAGAGCCTGGCTGGCCAAGGCCGGATTGGGCGAATTCGAACAGGCTTACCCGCACAAGCTGTCAGGCGGTATGCAACAGCGTGCTTCCTTCTTACGTGGACTGCTTGCTCCGCAGGAAGTGCTCTGTCTGGATGAACCTTTCAGCGCGCTCGATGCCCTGACCCGAAGCGATATGCAGCGTTGGCTGCTCGATATATGGGAAGAGAATCAGCGCACCGTGCTTATGATCACACATAGTATTGAGGAAGCCCTCATGCTGTCTGATACGATCTATTTATTTTCCAGTAGACCGGCGTCCGTACTGCATAAGATCGAAGTGCCTTTTGCCCGTCCTCGCTCGGAGCAATTGATTGATGATCCTCGCTTCCTGGAGCTTAAGCGCGAGATCGCCGCTCAAATGCGCGAACAAATGCACAAAAAACCAGCCGCTGTGAATTGA
- a CDS encoding ABC transporter permease, with protein sequence MRLRRIWSSVWPPLVAVILFLIIWQTATSLFHINKWTLPSPADIAHEAAAGAAGLWDHTQATLRLMLLGFSIGILVGLLVAFVLHYIPFLRKALYPLIILSQNVPIIALAPLLMIWFGFGILPKIIVITLVCFFPVAVAAMDGLSRTDRVMLDYMRMAGASKWNIFTKLEVPYALPAIMSGAKIAATYSVMGAIIAEWIGASKGIGYYMMLQKSSFRTDKIFVAIAIIVTISLAMFLLISFIEKWLIRYHPSSDDK encoded by the coding sequence ATGAGGCTTCGTCGTATCTGGAGCAGTGTATGGCCGCCCCTTGTGGCGGTCATCTTGTTCCTCATTATATGGCAGACAGCTACATCTCTATTTCATATCAATAAGTGGACGCTGCCGAGTCCTGCCGATATCGCTCATGAAGCGGCTGCTGGTGCTGCCGGGTTGTGGGATCACACACAGGCTACGCTTAGACTTATGCTGCTAGGTTTCTCGATCGGTATTCTTGTCGGGCTGTTGGTCGCTTTTGTACTGCATTATATCCCTTTCCTCAGAAAGGCTCTCTACCCGCTGATCATTCTCAGTCAGAATGTCCCGATCATCGCCTTGGCACCCCTGCTTATGATCTGGTTCGGATTTGGCATCCTGCCTAAGATCATCGTCATTACATTGGTCTGCTTCTTTCCTGTCGCAGTGGCGGCCATGGACGGATTAAGCCGTACAGACCGTGTCATGCTGGACTATATGCGGATGGCCGGGGCTTCGAAGTGGAATATTTTCACCAAGCTGGAGGTGCCGTATGCGCTACCCGCGATCATGTCTGGAGCGAAGATTGCCGCTACCTACAGCGTCATGGGGGCGATCATTGCAGAATGGATCGGTGCGAGCAAAGGAATCGGGTATTATATGATGCTGCAGAAGTCCTCCTTCCGTACTGACAAAATATTTGTCGCTATTGCGATTATCGTAACGATCAGCCTGGCGATGTTCCTGCTTATCTCATTCATTGAGAAATGGCTTATCCGCTACCATCCGTCCAGTGATGATAAATAG
- a CDS encoding thiamine-binding protein, translating into MANALVSIQIIPKTPGGEDSIPYVDRAIEVIQASGVKYQVSPLETTMEGELSHLLDIIKEMNEAVIEFGSKNVISQIKIYYNPEGASMDKLTEKYRP; encoded by the coding sequence ATGGCTAATGCATTAGTAAGTATTCAGATTATTCCGAAGACACCGGGCGGGGAAGATTCGATTCCTTACGTCGACCGTGCAATTGAAGTCATCCAGGCTTCTGGCGTGAAATATCAGGTGAGCCCGCTAGAGACAACGATGGAGGGCGAGCTAAGCCACCTGCTGGACATCATCAAAGAAATGAACGAAGCTGTCATCGAATTCGGTAGCAAAAATGTGATCTCCCAGATTAAAATCTACTACAATCCGGAAGGTGCCAGCATGGATAAGCTGACGGAGAAGTATCGTCCATGA
- a CDS encoding ABC transporter substrate-binding protein — translation MHRSKWVLLALSCLLVIIAGCGKANNANTSAANGNAATGGQTKELRDVKFVLDWSPNTNHTGLYVAQAKGFYEEEGLKLDILLPGSGGADAMVASGEVPFGISYQESVTQGRTQGVPLVSIAAVIQHNTSGFAAPVDRSIKAPKDFEGKTYGGWGSPVEEAVMKSIMDIDGGDVNKVKIINMGEADFFTAVKRDIDFAWIFYAWTGIEAELRGEPLDMLYVKDYSDKLDYYTPVISTNEKQIKDDPELIKAFLRATSKGYQYAIQHPEEAADILLNAVPDLDKDLVIASQKWLSPKYQDDAARWGEQKQSVWQNYSDWMYEKKLIEKPLDADAAFTNDFLPENK, via the coding sequence TTGCATCGATCAAAATGGGTTCTGCTTGCCTTGTCCTGCCTGCTTGTCATCATCGCGGGCTGCGGCAAAGCGAATAATGCCAACACATCGGCCGCTAACGGAAATGCAGCAACGGGAGGACAGACGAAGGAGCTGCGTGATGTTAAATTCGTGCTGGACTGGAGTCCGAATACGAACCATACCGGTCTCTATGTTGCACAGGCCAAAGGGTTCTATGAAGAGGAGGGCCTGAAGCTAGACATACTGCTGCCGGGCTCTGGCGGTGCGGACGCAATGGTTGCATCCGGTGAAGTACCTTTCGGAATCAGCTATCAGGAGAGCGTGACACAAGGTCGTACTCAAGGCGTGCCCCTCGTCTCGATCGCGGCCGTTATTCAGCATAATACATCCGGCTTCGCCGCGCCTGTGGACCGGAGCATCAAGGCACCTAAGGACTTTGAAGGCAAGACCTACGGCGGCTGGGGTTCACCCGTCGAAGAGGCCGTCATGAAATCGATCATGGATATCGATGGCGGAGATGTTAATAAGGTAAAAATTATCAATATGGGCGAAGCCGACTTCTTCACCGCCGTGAAGAGAGATATCGATTTTGCCTGGATCTTCTATGCCTGGACTGGTATCGAAGCCGAGTTGCGTGGCGAGCCGCTTGATATGCTCTACGTGAAGGACTACTCGGATAAGCTCGATTACTACACTCCGGTTATTTCAACCAATGAGAAGCAGATCAAGGACGATCCTGAATTAATTAAGGCGTTCCTACGTGCCACCTCCAAAGGATATCAATATGCGATCCAGCATCCGGAGGAAGCAGCTGATATTCTGCTGAATGCCGTACCTGATCTCGATAAAGATCTGGTCATCGCCAGCCAGAAATGGCTTAGCCCGAAATACCAGGATGATGCTGCCCGTTGGGGTGAACAGAAACAATCCGTATGGCAGAATTACTCCGATTGGATGTATGAGAAGAAGCTGATTGAGAAGCCGCTAGATGCAGATGCTGCTTTTACGAATGATTTTCTACCGGAGAACAAATAA
- a CDS encoding CcdC family protein, translating to MDAISPFYMRIIATAVMILMAVSVIIVRLKASNRPVTIKKIIIPPLGMATGFAMFVEPQMRISVLYGVIAFAAGWLLFSYPLIRTTHFEMKGGQVFAKRSSGFAFILIGLLVIRLALHEVIEQYVSILQTGSLFFILAFGMIVRWRLYMLKKYRAITNQTDTNPINPEA from the coding sequence ATGGACGCCATTAGCCCTTTTTATATGCGGATCATTGCGACGGCTGTTATGATTCTGATGGCCGTATCTGTCATCATCGTTAGACTTAAGGCCAGCAATCGTCCGGTGACGATCAAGAAGATTATTATTCCTCCGCTCGGTATGGCTACCGGCTTCGCCATGTTCGTGGAGCCGCAGATGCGTATTTCTGTCCTGTATGGAGTCATCGCTTTTGCCGCTGGCTGGCTTCTGTTCTCTTATCCGCTCATTCGCACTACCCATTTTGAGATGAAGGGCGGACAAGTATTTGCCAAAAGATCCAGCGGATTTGCCTTCATTCTGATCGGCCTGCTCGTGATTCGGCTGGCTCTGCATGAAGTAATCGAGCAATATGTCTCCATTCTTCAGACTGGCTCGCTTTTCTTCATTCTCGCCTTCGGTATGATCGTGCGCTGGCGGCTCTACATGCTCAAGAAGTATCGCGCCATTACGAATCAGACTGATACGAACCCCATAAATCCAGAAGCGTGA
- a CDS encoding lactonase family protein, which yields MTQFGLKDEIPIYVGTYAKPEEPGIYLCGLNFQTGAMRVVSHFSGILNPSFVIVNGEASRLYAVSEQAEGRLVSYRINIASGELTELDSVPTEGADPCHLASLPNGDVIVSNYSSGTVNRFALGEQGEASRLAAKVQQVGTGPVTDRQEKAHAHSTVTDLEGKYAFASDLGADRIFIYRMQDGGMVHHGEVALPPGAGPRHFVLHPNDQYAYGINELNNTITIYSYNKVEGRLDIIDHVVTIPEDFTGESYPADIHLSEDGCYLYGSNRGHDSIVRFEVDAVTGKLVDPEWTSTGGSWPRNFAVLDDYVLVANQFSGNIVSFKRDANSGKLTATGQELAISQAACVEPVLE from the coding sequence ATGACGCAATTTGGTCTGAAGGATGAAATTCCAATTTATGTAGGTACATATGCAAAACCAGAGGAGCCGGGGATCTACTTATGCGGCTTGAATTTCCAGACAGGAGCTATGCGTGTCGTAAGCCACTTCTCCGGGATATTGAATCCATCCTTTGTCATTGTGAATGGCGAAGCTTCAAGACTGTACGCAGTGAGTGAACAGGCAGAAGGCCGTCTCGTCAGCTATAGAATCAATATTGCCAGCGGAGAGTTGACGGAGCTGGACTCCGTGCCAACAGAGGGCGCAGACCCTTGTCATCTTGCTTCACTGCCTAATGGTGACGTGATCGTCTCGAACTATTCCAGTGGGACCGTGAACCGCTTTGCCTTGGGTGAGCAAGGAGAAGCAAGCCGTTTGGCGGCGAAAGTTCAGCAAGTCGGCACAGGTCCGGTGACCGATCGTCAGGAGAAGGCTCATGCTCATAGCACCGTGACAGACTTAGAGGGGAAATACGCCTTTGCATCGGATCTGGGGGCCGATCGAATCTTTATTTATAGGATGCAGGATGGCGGTATGGTTCACCACGGCGAGGTAGCGTTACCTCCTGGGGCCGGCCCAAGACATTTCGTTCTTCATCCGAATGATCAATATGCCTATGGAATTAATGAGCTGAACAATACGATTACAATCTATAGCTATAACAAGGTGGAAGGTAGATTGGACATCATCGACCATGTCGTTACGATTCCTGAGGACTTTACAGGCGAGAGCTATCCTGCGGATATTCATTTGTCTGAGGACGGCTGTTATTTATACGGCTCCAATCGCGGCCATGACAGCATTGTACGCTTTGAAGTCGACGCGGTGACAGGCAAGCTTGTCGATCCAGAATGGACATCGACCGGGGGAAGCTGGCCGCGCAACTTCGCCGTGTTGGACGACTATGTGCTGGTCGCGAATCAATTCAGCGGCAATATTGTATCTTTCAAACGCGATGCCAATAGCGGCAAGCTGACAGCGACTGGGCAGGAGCTAGCCATAAGCCAGGCAGCCTGTGTTGAGCCCGTATTAGAGTAA
- a CDS encoding sulfate ABC transporter substrate-binding protein, translating to MSKWVKQSILVSLVLAMSVALVACGGDKANDKASATAGADGGKGKSVQLLNVSYDPTRELYESYNKAFATYWEREKGQKVTIQQSHGGSGKQARAVIDGLEADVVTLALGYDIDSVQESGLINEGWQQKYEHNSSPYTSTIVFLVRKGNPKGIKDWDDLIKDGVEVITPNPQTSGGARWNYLAAWSYALHHNNNDEAKAQEFVKQLFEHVPVLDSGARGATTTFVERGLGDVLLAWENEAWLAVKELGPDKFDIIYPSESILAEPPVAVVDKIVDKKGTREVAEAYLKYLYTEEGQTIAAENYYRPTLDSVKEKFKDQFPDIKLYTIDEVFGGWTVAQPKHFNDGGIFSQIYVPK from the coding sequence ATGAGTAAATGGGTTAAGCAGAGTATTCTGGTCAGTTTGGTTCTGGCTATGTCGGTGGCACTGGTCGCCTGTGGCGGAGACAAAGCGAATGACAAAGCGAGTGCGACTGCTGGTGCGGATGGAGGCAAAGGGAAGAGCGTCCAGTTACTGAACGTATCCTACGACCCTACTCGGGAACTGTACGAGAGCTACAATAAAGCTTTTGCGACCTATTGGGAGAGGGAAAAAGGGCAGAAAGTAACGATACAGCAATCACATGGGGGTTCGGGGAAGCAGGCCCGGGCAGTTATTGATGGACTAGAGGCGGACGTTGTTACACTGGCACTAGGATATGATATAGACTCCGTGCAGGAGAGCGGATTGATAAATGAAGGCTGGCAGCAGAAATATGAACATAACAGCTCGCCATATACTTCGACGATCGTCTTCCTGGTGCGGAAGGGAAATCCAAAAGGAATCAAAGATTGGGATGATCTCATTAAGGACGGGGTAGAGGTCATCACTCCGAATCCGCAAACCTCGGGTGGTGCGCGCTGGAATTATCTCGCGGCCTGGAGTTATGCCCTGCATCATAACAATAATGACGAAGCTAAGGCTCAGGAGTTTGTCAAACAGTTGTTCGAACATGTTCCGGTTCTGGACAGTGGGGCTCGCGGTGCGACTACGACGTTCGTAGAGCGCGGACTAGGCGATGTGCTTCTTGCTTGGGAGAATGAAGCCTGGCTTGCAGTTAAGGAACTGGGCCCGGATAAATTCGATATCATCTATCCGTCGGAGAGTATTCTGGCTGAGCCGCCTGTTGCGGTCGTCGATAAAATCGTCGATAAGAAGGGGACTCGCGAGGTAGCAGAAGCTTATTTGAAATATCTATACACAGAAGAAGGGCAGACGATCGCAGCAGAGAACTATTACCGCCCGACCCTGGACAGCGTGAAGGAGAAGTTCAAGGATCAATTCCCTGACATCAAGCTATACACAATTGATGAAGTGTTCGGTGGCTGGACGGTAGCGCAGCCGAAGCATTTCAATGACGGTGGAATATTCAGTCAGATCTATGTTCCGAAATAA
- the cysT gene encoding sulfate ABC transporter permease subunit CysT, protein MTFMPSRTDTRRGVLPGFGLTMGYSILYLSLIVLIPLSALLLNSTGLTWEKFWSIATDPRVLASYRVSFLTAAAAGLVDAVLGLLLAWVLVRYEFPGKKIFDAMIDLPFALPTAVAGVSLTALYSSKGWLGSFFEPLGIKTAFSPLGITLALMFIGIPFVVRTVQPVLQDLDAEVEEAAATLGASRLRTFRSVILPELLPPLLTGFALAFSRGIGEYGSVVFISGNMPMKTEIAPLLIMSKLEQFDYAGATAVALMLLLISFALLLLINSLQSRVRKTAR, encoded by the coding sequence ATGACTTTCATGCCAAGCAGGACGGACACCAGACGCGGAGTACTACCTGGATTCGGGCTGACGATGGGGTACAGCATTTTATATTTAAGCTTGATCGTATTAATTCCGTTATCCGCGCTGTTGTTGAATTCTACGGGACTAACCTGGGAGAAGTTCTGGTCGATTGCAACCGATCCGCGAGTATTAGCCTCTTACCGAGTAAGCTTCCTGACCGCAGCGGCGGCCGGATTGGTTGATGCAGTACTAGGATTGCTGCTTGCATGGGTTCTCGTTAGATATGAATTTCCAGGAAAAAAAATATTCGACGCAATGATCGACCTCCCGTTTGCGCTGCCAACCGCAGTTGCCGGGGTGTCGTTGACCGCGCTCTATTCATCCAAAGGCTGGCTAGGCTCATTTTTCGAACCGCTAGGCATCAAGACGGCGTTCTCGCCGCTGGGCATTACACTCGCCCTGATGTTTATCGGCATTCCGTTCGTGGTACGTACCGTACAGCCCGTACTACAAGATCTGGATGCAGAGGTCGAAGAGGCCGCTGCGACACTCGGAGCGAGCCGTCTTCGGACTTTCCGCTCCGTTATTTTACCGGAGCTACTCCCTCCGCTGCTCACGGGCTTTGCCCTCGCATTCTCCCGCGGCATTGGGGAATACGGTTCTGTCGTGTTCATCTCCGGCAATATGCCGATGAAGACCGAGATTGCGCCGCTGCTCATTATGTCGAAGCTGGAGCAATTCGATTATGCTGGTGCGACGGCGGTTGCGCTAATGTTACTCTTAATCTCTTTTGCACTTCTGCTGCTGATTAATTCATTGCAGAGCCGAGTGCGCAAGACGGCGCGTTGA
- the cysW gene encoding sulfate ABC transporter permease subunit CysW, which yields MAGSVPLAAARTNPVRNRSTKESGIVKWTLVSLAVLVIMWLIGLPLIVVLTEALKKGWSVYVQAISDPDALSALRLTLLVAVITVPLNTIFGVAAAWAITKFKFRGRQLLITLIDLPFAVSPVIGGLIYVLVYGVHGWFGPWLQDHDVKIIFALPGIILATLFVTFPFVARELIPLMEDQGQLEEEAAVTLGAKGFRIFWKVTLPNIKWGLLYGIILCNARAMGEFGAVSVVSGHIRGSTNTLPLHIEILYNEYQFSASFAVASLLLLLALITLLLKSWFTRKSSH from the coding sequence GTGGCAGGTTCAGTACCTTTAGCGGCAGCGAGAACAAATCCAGTTAGAAATCGCAGTACGAAAGAGTCGGGCATCGTCAAATGGACCTTAGTCAGCCTCGCCGTACTTGTTATTATGTGGCTGATCGGTCTGCCATTGATTGTCGTTCTAACAGAGGCCCTGAAGAAGGGCTGGAGCGTCTATGTGCAGGCTATTTCCGATCCCGATGCATTATCGGCATTAAGATTGACACTGCTTGTTGCAGTGATTACTGTACCGCTGAATACGATATTTGGCGTCGCGGCCGCATGGGCGATTACGAAGTTCAAATTTCGGGGAAGACAGCTTCTAATCACTTTGATCGATTTGCCATTTGCCGTGTCTCCGGTGATCGGCGGCTTGATCTACGTGCTAGTCTATGGTGTACATGGCTGGTTCGGGCCTTGGCTGCAGGATCATGATGTGAAGATTATTTTTGCATTGCCAGGCATTATTCTGGCCACGCTGTTCGTTACTTTTCCGTTCGTGGCCCGTGAGTTGATTCCGCTGATGGAGGATCAGGGGCAATTGGAGGAGGAAGCAGCGGTAACATTGGGTGCCAAAGGCTTCCGTATATTTTGGAAGGTGACGTTGCCAAATATCAAATGGGGTCTGCTGTACGGAATTATACTTTGTAATGCACGGGCGATGGGGGAATTCGGCGCTGTATCGGTTGTGTCTGGGCATATTCGCGGATCAACCAATACTCTTCCGCTGCATATTGAGATTTTGTATAACGAGTATCAATTCTCAGCTTCATTTGCAGTTGCTTCCTTACTGTTGTTACTGGCGCTGATCACCTTGCTGCTTAAGAGCTGGTTCACTCGCAAGAGCAGTCATTAA
- a CDS encoding YezD family protein, which yields MTKPLKVDNVWLERIAEMLNEMEFGSLNIVVHEGQIVQLERTERKRYEVGGGAAKASGSSRNVVKPLRKSESR from the coding sequence ATGACCAAACCGCTGAAGGTAGACAATGTGTGGCTGGAGCGGATCGCGGAGATGTTGAATGAGATGGAATTCGGGTCGCTGAATATCGTTGTTCACGAGGGACAGATTGTCCAACTAGAACGTACGGAACGGAAACGTTATGAGGTTGGTGGAGGGGCGGCAAAAGCATCCGGATCGTCTCGGAATGTGGTTAAACCGCTGCGTAAGTCAGAATCTCGATAG